The following proteins are encoded in a genomic region of Arachis stenosperma cultivar V10309 chromosome 4, arast.V10309.gnm1.PFL2, whole genome shotgun sequence:
- the LOC130976154 gene encoding zinc finger protein ZAT12-like codes for MMKREREVIESMTMANCLMLLSRGSDQFKATYSSSFSSNYNNNNDNNNNRVFECKTCNRQFPSFQALGGHRASHKKPRLMDDDHGGNNKMEEQHQLEAQKPKTHECSICGLEFAIGQALGGHMRRHRATSSNLNHHNGRLLLHNNNNNNNNSSTMSSSSGGSTSLESSSPNGISKNNNSKRVLVLDLNLTPFENDLEILKIGNCLC; via the coding sequence atgatgaagagagaaagagaagtgATTGAAAGCATGACCATGGCAAATTGCTTGATGCTACTATCTAGAGGAAGTGATCAATTTAAGGCAACATATTCTTCAAGTTTTTCTTCGAATTATAACAACAACAacgacaacaacaacaaccgaGTTTTCGAGTGCAAAACATGTAACAGACAATTCCCTTCATTTCAAGCACTTGGAGGGCATAGAGCTAGTCACAAGAAGCCAAGGTTGATGGATGATGATCATGGTGGCAATAACAAAATGGAAGAACAACATCAATTGGAAGCTCAAAAGCCTAAGACTCATGAATGTTCCATTTGTGGGTTGGAATTTGCAATTGGTCAAGCATTAGGTGGACATATGAGGAGGCATAGAGCTACTTCTTCAAATTTGAATCATCATAATGGAAGATTATTATTgcataataataacaataataataataattcttctACTATGAGTAGTAGTAGTGGTGGTAGCACTAGCCTTGAGTCTTCATCACCAAATGGGATATCAAAGAACAATAATAGTAAGAGAGTTTTGGTTTTGGATTTGAATTTGACACCCTTTGAGAATGATTTGGAGATTTTGAAGATTGGAAATTGTTTGTGTTGA